A genomic region of Melanotaenia boesemani isolate fMelBoe1 chromosome 21, fMelBoe1.pri, whole genome shotgun sequence contains the following coding sequences:
- the med24 gene encoding mediator of RNA polymerase II transcription subunit 24 isoform X1, whose product MKVVNLKQAILQAWKERWSDYQWAINIKKNFPKGASWDYLNLAEALMEQAMIGPSPNPLILSYLKYAISSQMVSYSSVLTAISKFDDFSRELCVKSLLEIMDMFCHRLSCHGKAEECIGLCRALLAVLVWLLQGCALYCERLRELGPPVSIEASLRACQERLHNLMKSTKNRALVHIARLEDQGSWSNVEQAVLKVTDALGNVSNQTLRTKLEDSLSLVQSIPMMLSMQCDPPVHASFPSVHAFIMLEGTMNLTGETQPLVEQLMMIKRMQRIPAPLFILEIWKACFTGLIESPEGTEELKWTAFTFLKIPQVLLRLKKYPQADKGQDFMDDVNVGFQYLLKLTPLLDKADQRCNCDCLGMLLQECNKLGLLSDSNTEILTSKRAEDSEFAPRLKTAENANIQPNPGLILRAEPTVTNILKTVDADHSKSPEGLLGVLGHMLSGKSLDLLLAAAAATGKLKSFARKFIKLNEFPKHISGEGSKSASVRALLFDISFLMLCHVVQTYGSEVILSDPSPSGETPFFETWLQTCMPEEGKTLNPDHPCFRPEPGKVESLVTLLNNSSEMKLVQVKWHEICLSIPAAILEVLNAWENGVLSVEAVQKITDNIKGKVCSMAVCAVAWLVAHVRMLGRDEREKPQTMIRQLVTPLYAENTLQFYNERVIIMSSIMEHMCADVFQQTGAALRPPMEGQEPIPYRNLLPAKEPIQKALSSQFQAVLRKGWVDSRALHLFESLLSMGGVFWFTNNLVKELLKETRQEWANRAVELLYSIFCLDTQQITLTLLGTILPNLLTDSAHWRCLSDPPGKALAKLSVWCALSSYSSHHKGLFSARQRKRQREDIEDYNSLFPLDDTQPSKLMRLLSSNEDEPVALSSPGDRSMSSSLSASQLHTVNMRDPLNRVLANLFLLISSILGSKMAGPHTQFVQSFMEECVECLEQGSRGSILQFMPFTMVSELVKLPALAKPKVVLAITDLTLPLGRRVAAKAISAL is encoded by the exons ATGAAGGTGGTAAATTTGAAGCAAGCCATACTGCAGGCTTGGAAAGAACGATGGAGTGACTATCAATGGGCAATAAACATCAAGAAAAACTTTCCAAAAGGGGCATCATGGGACTACCTCAATCTTGCAG AGGCTCTGATGGAGCAGGCTATGATTGGTCCTTCTCCCAACCCACTCATATTGTCTTACCTCAAATATGCCATAAGTTCACAG ATGGTGTCTTATTCCAGTGTTCTCACAGCAATCAGCAAG TTTGATGATTTTTCCCGAGAGCTGTGTGTCAAATCACTGTTGGAGATAATGGACATGTTCTGCCATCGTCTCAG CTGTCATGGAAAAGCAGAGGAATGCATCGGGCTCTGTCGGGCCCTGCTGGCTGTGTTAGTCTGGCTGTTGCAGGGTTGTGCGTTGTATTGTGAGAGACTGAGAGAGCTGGGTCCACCAGTGAGCATAGAAGCCAGTCTCAGAGCCTGTCAGGAAAGGCTGcataacctgatgaagagcaCCAAGAACAGAGCTCTGGTCCACATTGCCAGACTGGAAGATCAAG GATCCTGGAGCAACGTAGAGCAAGCTGTGCTCAAAGTTACAGACGCCCTTGGCAATGTGTCTAACCAGACATTGAGGACTAAATTAGAAGACTCCTTGTCTCTGGTACAAAG TATTCCCATGATGCTTTCTATGCAGTGTGACCCTCCAGTCCATGCCTCCTTCCCGTCAGTCCACGCTTTCATCATGCTGGAGGGGACCATGAATTTGACAGGAGAGACACAacctctggtggagcagctaaTGATGATCAAGAGAATGCAG CGAATTCCTGCTCCACTTTTCATCCTGGAGATATGGAAAGCTTGTTTCACTGGCCTCATCGAGTCACCAGAGGGCACAGAGGAGCTGAAATGGACTGCTTTCACTTTCCTGAAG ATCCCACAAGTTCTACTCAGGCTGAAGAAATACCCCCAGGCTGACAAAGGACAG GATTTTATGGACGATGTGAATGTTGGATTTCAATACTTGCTTAAACTGACACCACTGTTGGACAAAGCAGATCAGAGATGCAA TTGTGACTGCCTTGGCATGCTCTTACAAGAGTGTAACAAGCTTGGACTCCTGTCGGATTCAAACACAGAAATACTCACATCAAAACG GGCCGAGGACAGTGAGTTCGCCCCAAGGCTAAAGACAGCAGAAAATGCTAACATCCAGCCGAACCCAGGTCTTATCCTGAGAGCAGAGCCCACTGTCACCAATATTTTAAAG ACCGTAGATGCAGACCACTCTAAATCCCCTGAGGGCCTTCTCGGGGTCCTTGGACACATGCTGTCGGGGAAGAGTCTGGACCTGCTcctggctgcagcagcagctactGGCAAACTCAAATCCTTTGCTAGAAAATTCATAAA GCTTAACGAGTTTCCCAAGCACATCAGTGGCGAAGGAT CCAAGTCTGCGTCTGTACGGGCCCTGCTCTTCGACATTTCCTTCCTGATGCTCTGCCATGTAGTACAGACATACGGTTCTGAG GTCATCTTGTCTGACCCCAGTCCATCGGGTGAAACGCCCTTCTTTGAAACTTGGCTGCAGACATGTATGCCTGAAGAGGGAAAAACTCTGAACCCAGATCATCCCTGCTTCAGGCCAGAGCCTGGAAAGGTGGAGAGTCTGGTGACCCTGTTGAACAACTCCTCAGAGATGAAACTTGT TCAGGTGAAATGGCATGAAATCTGCCTCAGCATTCCAGCAGCCATATTGGAAGTTCTCAATGCGTGGGAGAATGGTGTGCTTTCTGTGGAGGCAGTGCAG AAGATCACTGACAACATTAAGGGGAAAGTGTGCAGCATGGCTGTCTGTGCAGTGGCGTGGCTGGTGGCCCACGTCAGGATGCTGGGGAGAGACGAGAGAGAGAAGCCCCAGACTATGATCCGACAGCTTGTAACCCCACTGTATGCAGAGAACACCCTTCAGTTTTACAATGAAcg GGTAATCATTATGAGTTCCATCATGGAGCACATGTGTGCCGACGTCTTTCAGCAAACAGGTGCAGCTCTCCGTCCTCCAATGGAGGGTCAGGAACCGATCCCCTACCGCAACCTGCTGCCCGCCAAAGAGCCCATCCAAAAGGCCCTCAGCAGCCAGTTCCAGGCAGTGCTGCGCAAAGGCTGGGTAGACAGTCGAGCTCTGCATCTATTTGAGAGTCTTCTCAGTATGGGAGGGGTCTTCTGGTTCACTAACAATTTGGTCAAG GAGCTACTGAAGGAAACACGACAGGAGTGGGCCAATCGAGCGGTTGAATTACTCTACAGCATCTTCTGTTTGGACACACAGCAGATCACCCTGACACTGCTGGGTACCATATTGCCCAACCTGCTCACAGACTCCGCCCACTGGCGCTGCTTATCAGACCCTCCTGGAAAGGCTTTGGCTAA ATTGTCAGTGTGGTGTGCTCTCAGCTCGTACTCCTCCCACCACAAAGGCCTGTTCTCAGCTCGCCAGCGAAAAAGGCAGAGAGAAGATATTGAG GACTACAACAGCCTCTTTCCGTTGGACGACACTCAACCATCCAAACTAATGAGGCTGCTGAGCTCCAATGAGGATGAGCCTGTAGCTCTTTCTAGTCCAG GAGACCGATCGATGAGCAGTTCGCTGTCTGCCTCCCAGCTCCACACTGTCAACATGAGGGACCCTCTCAACAGAGTCCTGG CCAATCTTTTCCTGTTAATTTCCTCCATCTTGGGCTCGAAGATGGCCGGCCCTCACACCCAGTTTGTGCAGAGTTTTATGGAAGAATGTGTCGAATGTCTGGAGCAGGGAAGCCGTGGGAGCATCCTGCAATTCATGCCTTTCACAATG GTTTCAGAGTTGGTGAAGCTGCCCGCTTTGGCCAAACCTAAAGTTGTCTTGGCTATCACTGACTTGACGCTGCCACTGGGGAGGAGAGTTGCTGCAAAAGCCATCTCtgctctgtaa
- the med24 gene encoding mediator of RNA polymerase II transcription subunit 24 isoform X2, protein MKVVNLKQAILQAWKERWSDYQWAINIKKNFPKGASWDYLNLAEALMEQAMIGPSPNPLILSYLKYAISSQMVSYSSVLTAISKFDDFSRELCVKSLLEIMDMFCHRLSCHGKAEECIGLCRALLAVLVWLLQGCALYCERLRELGPPVSIEASLRACQERLHNLMKSTKNRALVHIARLEDQGSWSNVEQAVLKVTDALGNVSNQTLRTKLEDSLSLVQSIPMMLSMQCDPPVHASFPSVHAFIMLEGTMNLTGETQPLVEQLMMIKRMQRIPAPLFILEIWKACFTGLIESPEGTEELKWTAFTFLKIPQVLLRLKKYPQADKGQDFMDDVNVGFQYLLKLTPLLDKADQRCNCDCLGMLLQECNKLGLLSDSNTEILTSKREFAPRLKTAENANIQPNPGLILRAEPTVTNILKTVDADHSKSPEGLLGVLGHMLSGKSLDLLLAAAAATGKLKSFARKFIKLNEFPKHISGEGSKSASVRALLFDISFLMLCHVVQTYGSEVILSDPSPSGETPFFETWLQTCMPEEGKTLNPDHPCFRPEPGKVESLVTLLNNSSEMKLVQVKWHEICLSIPAAILEVLNAWENGVLSVEAVQKITDNIKGKVCSMAVCAVAWLVAHVRMLGRDEREKPQTMIRQLVTPLYAENTLQFYNERVIIMSSIMEHMCADVFQQTGAALRPPMEGQEPIPYRNLLPAKEPIQKALSSQFQAVLRKGWVDSRALHLFESLLSMGGVFWFTNNLVKELLKETRQEWANRAVELLYSIFCLDTQQITLTLLGTILPNLLTDSAHWRCLSDPPGKALAKLSVWCALSSYSSHHKGLFSARQRKRQREDIEDYNSLFPLDDTQPSKLMRLLSSNEDEPVALSSPGDRSMSSSLSASQLHTVNMRDPLNRVLANLFLLISSILGSKMAGPHTQFVQSFMEECVECLEQGSRGSILQFMPFTMVSELVKLPALAKPKVVLAITDLTLPLGRRVAAKAISAL, encoded by the exons ATGAAGGTGGTAAATTTGAAGCAAGCCATACTGCAGGCTTGGAAAGAACGATGGAGTGACTATCAATGGGCAATAAACATCAAGAAAAACTTTCCAAAAGGGGCATCATGGGACTACCTCAATCTTGCAG AGGCTCTGATGGAGCAGGCTATGATTGGTCCTTCTCCCAACCCACTCATATTGTCTTACCTCAAATATGCCATAAGTTCACAG ATGGTGTCTTATTCCAGTGTTCTCACAGCAATCAGCAAG TTTGATGATTTTTCCCGAGAGCTGTGTGTCAAATCACTGTTGGAGATAATGGACATGTTCTGCCATCGTCTCAG CTGTCATGGAAAAGCAGAGGAATGCATCGGGCTCTGTCGGGCCCTGCTGGCTGTGTTAGTCTGGCTGTTGCAGGGTTGTGCGTTGTATTGTGAGAGACTGAGAGAGCTGGGTCCACCAGTGAGCATAGAAGCCAGTCTCAGAGCCTGTCAGGAAAGGCTGcataacctgatgaagagcaCCAAGAACAGAGCTCTGGTCCACATTGCCAGACTGGAAGATCAAG GATCCTGGAGCAACGTAGAGCAAGCTGTGCTCAAAGTTACAGACGCCCTTGGCAATGTGTCTAACCAGACATTGAGGACTAAATTAGAAGACTCCTTGTCTCTGGTACAAAG TATTCCCATGATGCTTTCTATGCAGTGTGACCCTCCAGTCCATGCCTCCTTCCCGTCAGTCCACGCTTTCATCATGCTGGAGGGGACCATGAATTTGACAGGAGAGACACAacctctggtggagcagctaaTGATGATCAAGAGAATGCAG CGAATTCCTGCTCCACTTTTCATCCTGGAGATATGGAAAGCTTGTTTCACTGGCCTCATCGAGTCACCAGAGGGCACAGAGGAGCTGAAATGGACTGCTTTCACTTTCCTGAAG ATCCCACAAGTTCTACTCAGGCTGAAGAAATACCCCCAGGCTGACAAAGGACAG GATTTTATGGACGATGTGAATGTTGGATTTCAATACTTGCTTAAACTGACACCACTGTTGGACAAAGCAGATCAGAGATGCAA TTGTGACTGCCTTGGCATGCTCTTACAAGAGTGTAACAAGCTTGGACTCCTGTCGGATTCAAACACAGAAATACTCACATCAAAACG TGAGTTCGCCCCAAGGCTAAAGACAGCAGAAAATGCTAACATCCAGCCGAACCCAGGTCTTATCCTGAGAGCAGAGCCCACTGTCACCAATATTTTAAAG ACCGTAGATGCAGACCACTCTAAATCCCCTGAGGGCCTTCTCGGGGTCCTTGGACACATGCTGTCGGGGAAGAGTCTGGACCTGCTcctggctgcagcagcagctactGGCAAACTCAAATCCTTTGCTAGAAAATTCATAAA GCTTAACGAGTTTCCCAAGCACATCAGTGGCGAAGGAT CCAAGTCTGCGTCTGTACGGGCCCTGCTCTTCGACATTTCCTTCCTGATGCTCTGCCATGTAGTACAGACATACGGTTCTGAG GTCATCTTGTCTGACCCCAGTCCATCGGGTGAAACGCCCTTCTTTGAAACTTGGCTGCAGACATGTATGCCTGAAGAGGGAAAAACTCTGAACCCAGATCATCCCTGCTTCAGGCCAGAGCCTGGAAAGGTGGAGAGTCTGGTGACCCTGTTGAACAACTCCTCAGAGATGAAACTTGT TCAGGTGAAATGGCATGAAATCTGCCTCAGCATTCCAGCAGCCATATTGGAAGTTCTCAATGCGTGGGAGAATGGTGTGCTTTCTGTGGAGGCAGTGCAG AAGATCACTGACAACATTAAGGGGAAAGTGTGCAGCATGGCTGTCTGTGCAGTGGCGTGGCTGGTGGCCCACGTCAGGATGCTGGGGAGAGACGAGAGAGAGAAGCCCCAGACTATGATCCGACAGCTTGTAACCCCACTGTATGCAGAGAACACCCTTCAGTTTTACAATGAAcg GGTAATCATTATGAGTTCCATCATGGAGCACATGTGTGCCGACGTCTTTCAGCAAACAGGTGCAGCTCTCCGTCCTCCAATGGAGGGTCAGGAACCGATCCCCTACCGCAACCTGCTGCCCGCCAAAGAGCCCATCCAAAAGGCCCTCAGCAGCCAGTTCCAGGCAGTGCTGCGCAAAGGCTGGGTAGACAGTCGAGCTCTGCATCTATTTGAGAGTCTTCTCAGTATGGGAGGGGTCTTCTGGTTCACTAACAATTTGGTCAAG GAGCTACTGAAGGAAACACGACAGGAGTGGGCCAATCGAGCGGTTGAATTACTCTACAGCATCTTCTGTTTGGACACACAGCAGATCACCCTGACACTGCTGGGTACCATATTGCCCAACCTGCTCACAGACTCCGCCCACTGGCGCTGCTTATCAGACCCTCCTGGAAAGGCTTTGGCTAA ATTGTCAGTGTGGTGTGCTCTCAGCTCGTACTCCTCCCACCACAAAGGCCTGTTCTCAGCTCGCCAGCGAAAAAGGCAGAGAGAAGATATTGAG GACTACAACAGCCTCTTTCCGTTGGACGACACTCAACCATCCAAACTAATGAGGCTGCTGAGCTCCAATGAGGATGAGCCTGTAGCTCTTTCTAGTCCAG GAGACCGATCGATGAGCAGTTCGCTGTCTGCCTCCCAGCTCCACACTGTCAACATGAGGGACCCTCTCAACAGAGTCCTGG CCAATCTTTTCCTGTTAATTTCCTCCATCTTGGGCTCGAAGATGGCCGGCCCTCACACCCAGTTTGTGCAGAGTTTTATGGAAGAATGTGTCGAATGTCTGGAGCAGGGAAGCCGTGGGAGCATCCTGCAATTCATGCCTTTCACAATG GTTTCAGAGTTGGTGAAGCTGCCCGCTTTGGCCAAACCTAAAGTTGTCTTGGCTATCACTGACTTGACGCTGCCACTGGGGAGGAGAGTTGCTGCAAAAGCCATCTCtgctctgtaa
- the med24 gene encoding mediator of RNA polymerase II transcription subunit 24 isoform X3, with product MDMFCHRLSCHGKAEECIGLCRALLAVLVWLLQGCALYCERLRELGPPVSIEASLRACQERLHNLMKSTKNRALVHIARLEDQGSWSNVEQAVLKVTDALGNVSNQTLRTKLEDSLSLVQSIPMMLSMQCDPPVHASFPSVHAFIMLEGTMNLTGETQPLVEQLMMIKRMQRIPAPLFILEIWKACFTGLIESPEGTEELKWTAFTFLKIPQVLLRLKKYPQADKGQDFMDDVNVGFQYLLKLTPLLDKADQRCNCDCLGMLLQECNKLGLLSDSNTEILTSKRAEDSEFAPRLKTAENANIQPNPGLILRAEPTVTNILKTVDADHSKSPEGLLGVLGHMLSGKSLDLLLAAAAATGKLKSFARKFIKLNEFPKHISGEGSKSASVRALLFDISFLMLCHVVQTYGSEVILSDPSPSGETPFFETWLQTCMPEEGKTLNPDHPCFRPEPGKVESLVTLLNNSSEMKLVQVKWHEICLSIPAAILEVLNAWENGVLSVEAVQKITDNIKGKVCSMAVCAVAWLVAHVRMLGRDEREKPQTMIRQLVTPLYAENTLQFYNERVIIMSSIMEHMCADVFQQTGAALRPPMEGQEPIPYRNLLPAKEPIQKALSSQFQAVLRKGWVDSRALHLFESLLSMGGVFWFTNNLVKELLKETRQEWANRAVELLYSIFCLDTQQITLTLLGTILPNLLTDSAHWRCLSDPPGKALAKLSVWCALSSYSSHHKGLFSARQRKRQREDIEDYNSLFPLDDTQPSKLMRLLSSNEDEPVALSSPGDRSMSSSLSASQLHTVNMRDPLNRVLANLFLLISSILGSKMAGPHTQFVQSFMEECVECLEQGSRGSILQFMPFTMVSELVKLPALAKPKVVLAITDLTLPLGRRVAAKAISAL from the exons ATGGACATGTTCTGCCATCGTCTCAG CTGTCATGGAAAAGCAGAGGAATGCATCGGGCTCTGTCGGGCCCTGCTGGCTGTGTTAGTCTGGCTGTTGCAGGGTTGTGCGTTGTATTGTGAGAGACTGAGAGAGCTGGGTCCACCAGTGAGCATAGAAGCCAGTCTCAGAGCCTGTCAGGAAAGGCTGcataacctgatgaagagcaCCAAGAACAGAGCTCTGGTCCACATTGCCAGACTGGAAGATCAAG GATCCTGGAGCAACGTAGAGCAAGCTGTGCTCAAAGTTACAGACGCCCTTGGCAATGTGTCTAACCAGACATTGAGGACTAAATTAGAAGACTCCTTGTCTCTGGTACAAAG TATTCCCATGATGCTTTCTATGCAGTGTGACCCTCCAGTCCATGCCTCCTTCCCGTCAGTCCACGCTTTCATCATGCTGGAGGGGACCATGAATTTGACAGGAGAGACACAacctctggtggagcagctaaTGATGATCAAGAGAATGCAG CGAATTCCTGCTCCACTTTTCATCCTGGAGATATGGAAAGCTTGTTTCACTGGCCTCATCGAGTCACCAGAGGGCACAGAGGAGCTGAAATGGACTGCTTTCACTTTCCTGAAG ATCCCACAAGTTCTACTCAGGCTGAAGAAATACCCCCAGGCTGACAAAGGACAG GATTTTATGGACGATGTGAATGTTGGATTTCAATACTTGCTTAAACTGACACCACTGTTGGACAAAGCAGATCAGAGATGCAA TTGTGACTGCCTTGGCATGCTCTTACAAGAGTGTAACAAGCTTGGACTCCTGTCGGATTCAAACACAGAAATACTCACATCAAAACG GGCCGAGGACAGTGAGTTCGCCCCAAGGCTAAAGACAGCAGAAAATGCTAACATCCAGCCGAACCCAGGTCTTATCCTGAGAGCAGAGCCCACTGTCACCAATATTTTAAAG ACCGTAGATGCAGACCACTCTAAATCCCCTGAGGGCCTTCTCGGGGTCCTTGGACACATGCTGTCGGGGAAGAGTCTGGACCTGCTcctggctgcagcagcagctactGGCAAACTCAAATCCTTTGCTAGAAAATTCATAAA GCTTAACGAGTTTCCCAAGCACATCAGTGGCGAAGGAT CCAAGTCTGCGTCTGTACGGGCCCTGCTCTTCGACATTTCCTTCCTGATGCTCTGCCATGTAGTACAGACATACGGTTCTGAG GTCATCTTGTCTGACCCCAGTCCATCGGGTGAAACGCCCTTCTTTGAAACTTGGCTGCAGACATGTATGCCTGAAGAGGGAAAAACTCTGAACCCAGATCATCCCTGCTTCAGGCCAGAGCCTGGAAAGGTGGAGAGTCTGGTGACCCTGTTGAACAACTCCTCAGAGATGAAACTTGT TCAGGTGAAATGGCATGAAATCTGCCTCAGCATTCCAGCAGCCATATTGGAAGTTCTCAATGCGTGGGAGAATGGTGTGCTTTCTGTGGAGGCAGTGCAG AAGATCACTGACAACATTAAGGGGAAAGTGTGCAGCATGGCTGTCTGTGCAGTGGCGTGGCTGGTGGCCCACGTCAGGATGCTGGGGAGAGACGAGAGAGAGAAGCCCCAGACTATGATCCGACAGCTTGTAACCCCACTGTATGCAGAGAACACCCTTCAGTTTTACAATGAAcg GGTAATCATTATGAGTTCCATCATGGAGCACATGTGTGCCGACGTCTTTCAGCAAACAGGTGCAGCTCTCCGTCCTCCAATGGAGGGTCAGGAACCGATCCCCTACCGCAACCTGCTGCCCGCCAAAGAGCCCATCCAAAAGGCCCTCAGCAGCCAGTTCCAGGCAGTGCTGCGCAAAGGCTGGGTAGACAGTCGAGCTCTGCATCTATTTGAGAGTCTTCTCAGTATGGGAGGGGTCTTCTGGTTCACTAACAATTTGGTCAAG GAGCTACTGAAGGAAACACGACAGGAGTGGGCCAATCGAGCGGTTGAATTACTCTACAGCATCTTCTGTTTGGACACACAGCAGATCACCCTGACACTGCTGGGTACCATATTGCCCAACCTGCTCACAGACTCCGCCCACTGGCGCTGCTTATCAGACCCTCCTGGAAAGGCTTTGGCTAA ATTGTCAGTGTGGTGTGCTCTCAGCTCGTACTCCTCCCACCACAAAGGCCTGTTCTCAGCTCGCCAGCGAAAAAGGCAGAGAGAAGATATTGAG GACTACAACAGCCTCTTTCCGTTGGACGACACTCAACCATCCAAACTAATGAGGCTGCTGAGCTCCAATGAGGATGAGCCTGTAGCTCTTTCTAGTCCAG GAGACCGATCGATGAGCAGTTCGCTGTCTGCCTCCCAGCTCCACACTGTCAACATGAGGGACCCTCTCAACAGAGTCCTGG CCAATCTTTTCCTGTTAATTTCCTCCATCTTGGGCTCGAAGATGGCCGGCCCTCACACCCAGTTTGTGCAGAGTTTTATGGAAGAATGTGTCGAATGTCTGGAGCAGGGAAGCCGTGGGAGCATCCTGCAATTCATGCCTTTCACAATG GTTTCAGAGTTGGTGAAGCTGCCCGCTTTGGCCAAACCTAAAGTTGTCTTGGCTATCACTGACTTGACGCTGCCACTGGGGAGGAGAGTTGCTGCAAAAGCCATCTCtgctctgtaa